Proteins from a single region of Chloroherpeton thalassium ATCC 35110:
- a CDS encoding TonB-dependent receptor, producing MKKLLLCILVGSLFLGEMNAQEVATMDGQVPDSLLKTFTMEEITVTGARGSMLQQVSEDDVRMLNPSQLSIYKVINMLPSLHQQSVDPYGLADISNYHESFRFRGVEATSGGVPATTANVEELPITGRPGGGASIYDLENFENLTIYTGGIPANKGHGLANVGGKIDMQVQRPGDGLDLQLKQDMGSSDWYRKSYVRVSSGDLPLGVGSFLSYSNTFMDKWKGDGSSTRNNAMFGLTKDFKDKLKVEAFALYNKSKIHTYRSLSYDQISNLSENYELDFSNDPNDLYYYDYNRNEFEDWQFFANIEFKPTASSTLSLKPYYWSDEGYYMETVTLSTGANMVRRWDIEHDVKGVLAQYKYSLFGADFDAGYLYHTQERPGPPTSWKLYAVQNGELVFKKWAVLSNKSNHEMHSPYLATKYRWGNVLVEGGLKYIYYKLPQLITYKTMGIGDVSYEDALATNPEIEDSASTSGSKIEKGLFPNLSLSYLLKSNLTAHVSYGKNYVYHVDIYPYFNSQKSKFYSKGITFQQIWDKKEMEVSHNFELGLRYIAQNWRIDPVIYFSIHKNKQAIFYDEELDATYPQNAADANGYGFEVEAEATPTSAIKCYASFSFNRFYFSENIYNSSGDLIDVEGNQVPDAPKFLLKGFVSYTISKFSFSPILRYTSERYGDIAHEEKIDGAATVDLDITYRDQIFGLKNLGVSLTFMNIFDKEYVSLINTSDYKTLGSSSYQVGAPFTVVASISLDY from the coding sequence ATGAAAAAACTATTACTCTGCATTTTGGTAGGTTCTCTTTTCTTGGGAGAAATGAACGCGCAGGAAGTTGCGACAATGGATGGCCAAGTCCCTGATAGCCTTTTGAAAACTTTCACAATGGAAGAAATCACGGTGACGGGCGCGCGCGGCTCGATGCTTCAGCAAGTTTCTGAAGATGATGTGCGGATGCTCAATCCGTCTCAGCTGTCGATTTATAAAGTGATCAACATGCTGCCCTCGTTGCACCAGCAAAGTGTGGATCCATATGGATTGGCTGATATTAGCAATTATCACGAATCGTTTCGTTTTCGTGGCGTTGAAGCCACATCGGGCGGTGTGCCGGCAACAACCGCCAATGTGGAAGAATTGCCAATAACCGGGCGACCTGGCGGTGGCGCTTCGATTTACGACTTAGAGAACTTCGAAAATCTTACCATTTACACGGGCGGGATTCCTGCTAACAAAGGCCACGGCCTGGCGAATGTCGGTGGAAAAATCGACATGCAAGTGCAGCGTCCAGGAGACGGGCTTGATCTTCAACTCAAGCAAGATATGGGCAGTTCTGATTGGTATCGGAAATCTTATGTGCGCGTTAGCTCTGGAGATTTGCCGCTGGGCGTAGGCAGTTTTCTTTCCTATTCAAATACATTTATGGACAAGTGGAAAGGCGACGGCAGCTCGACTCGCAACAACGCCATGTTTGGTTTAACGAAAGACTTCAAAGATAAGCTAAAAGTGGAAGCCTTCGCGCTTTACAATAAATCTAAAATTCATACCTATCGGTCGCTGTCTTATGACCAGATTAGCAATCTTTCGGAAAATTACGAGTTGGATTTTTCTAACGATCCGAACGATCTGTATTACTACGATTACAACCGCAACGAATTTGAAGATTGGCAATTTTTTGCAAATATCGAATTCAAACCGACAGCGTCATCCACGCTAAGCCTCAAGCCATATTACTGGAGCGACGAGGGCTACTACATGGAAACCGTTACGCTCAGCACCGGCGCAAATATGGTGCGTCGTTGGGATATTGAGCACGATGTAAAAGGTGTGCTGGCTCAATATAAATACTCGCTATTTGGGGCCGACTTCGACGCCGGTTATCTATATCACACGCAAGAGCGCCCGGGCCCGCCAACTTCTTGGAAACTTTACGCGGTTCAAAATGGCGAGCTGGTTTTTAAAAAATGGGCGGTTCTTTCAAACAAATCGAATCACGAGATGCACTCGCCATATTTGGCAACCAAATATCGTTGGGGAAATGTGCTGGTTGAAGGCGGGTTGAAATATATCTATTATAAACTGCCTCAGCTCATTACCTACAAAACAATGGGTATTGGCGATGTGAGCTACGAAGATGCGCTGGCCACAAATCCTGAAATCGAAGATTCGGCCAGCACGTCTGGATCGAAAATTGAAAAAGGACTTTTCCCGAACTTGAGCCTCAGTTATTTATTAAAATCCAACCTAACGGCGCATGTTTCATACGGAAAAAATTATGTCTATCATGTAGATATTTATCCGTACTTCAATTCGCAAAAGTCCAAGTTTTATAGCAAAGGCATCACCTTTCAGCAAATTTGGGACAAAAAAGAAATGGAAGTCTCGCACAACTTTGAGCTTGGCTTGCGCTACATTGCCCAAAATTGGCGAATTGATCCGGTCATCTACTTTTCCATTCATAAAAACAAACAGGCCATATTTTATGACGAAGAGTTGGATGCCACTTATCCGCAAAACGCAGCAGATGCCAACGGTTATGGCTTTGAAGTTGAGGCTGAAGCCACGCCAACCAGCGCAATCAAATGTTACGCGTCATTTTCCTTTAACCGATTCTACTTTTCGGAAAATATTTATAACTCCTCCGGCGATCTCATCGACGTGGAGGGCAATCAAGTGCCCGACGCACCTAAATTTTTGCTAAAAGGTTTTGTCAGCTACACCATCTCAAAGTTCTCGTTCTCGCCCATTTTGCGCTACACGTCCGAGCGATACGGCGACATTGCGCATGAGGAAAAAATCGATGGCGCGGCAACGGTCGATCTCGACATCACCTATCGCGATCAAATTTTCGGACTTAAGAATCTCGGCGTTTCGCTCACCTTCATGAACATCTTTGACAAAGAATATGTGAGCCTGATCAACACGTCAGATTATAAAACCTTAGGATCATCGTCTTATCAAGTTGGCGCGCCATTTACGGTTGTTGCGTCCATCTCGCTTGATTATTAA
- a CDS encoding DedA family protein: MALLFLAFEQIQSLGDLIAWGGYLLLFFIIFAETGLFFGFLLPGDSLLITAGLIAAQGHLEIVPVLLTMILAAVLGDSTGYFIGLKVGKALFARKDTIFFHHEHLEKTQVFYDQHGGKTIFLARFVPIVRSFATTVAGVAKMSYPMFMLFSITGAVSWIVSLTLLGYFVGTQFPELHAIINLVILSGVTIFILITIIQLIQSRRELLSKEQKNAATKNS, encoded by the coding sequence ATGGCGCTTTTATTTTTAGCTTTTGAGCAAATACAATCTTTGGGCGATTTAATTGCCTGGGGCGGATACTTGCTGCTGTTTTTTATCATTTTTGCCGAAACTGGCCTGTTTTTCGGCTTTTTGCTTCCAGGCGACTCGCTCTTAATTACCGCAGGACTGATTGCAGCTCAAGGCCATTTGGAGATTGTGCCCGTCCTTTTGACGATGATTTTGGCTGCTGTTTTGGGCGATTCCACCGGATATTTCATTGGGCTGAAAGTCGGAAAAGCACTTTTTGCCCGAAAAGACACGATCTTTTTCCACCACGAACATCTTGAAAAAACACAAGTGTTTTATGATCAACACGGCGGAAAAACAATCTTTTTGGCGCGCTTCGTCCCTATTGTGCGAAGCTTTGCGACTACGGTGGCCGGCGTTGCCAAAATGTCGTATCCCATGTTTATGCTTTTTAGCATAACGGGCGCGGTTTCGTGGATTGTTAGCCTAACGCTGCTTGGCTATTTTGTGGGCACACAGTTTCCAGAGCTGCACGCAATCATTAATTTAGTGATTCTTTCAGGCGTCACGATTTTTATTCTGATCACCATTATCCAGTTGATTCAATCTCGCCGCGAACTCCTTTCCAAAGAGCAAAAAAACGCCGCGACGAAAAATAGCTAA
- a CDS encoding adenylate/guanylate cyclase domain-containing protein, which translates to MNEYTLTRLFQGKTRLQLHFISLIALFFLLIYNRRVCPCINGLHVSELIINLLIVFFFQALLREWLFRFAPWQFASASLPRKGYYLSVIVWLVAGVVALNLHLLRYPDFPFGSHLKLLSSYWFLGAGMLAQWEYVLLERAERRLIEKNPAPKKFLESLTRRIMEGYFLFTLVPALVMLLVVLRYVDEKLIGHEVALEIAYFGLFCLAVALLVAALFGKGLHEDTKKMVESLKEIEQGKFSTMLAVNRPDELGEMSNGINLMANGLQQRERIKEAFGRFVAPSVAEEFIEKYVKQENELMLGVQRREVVILMTDIRDFTPLAEAMQPEELTSLLNSYFCEMVAVIQLHGGMVDKFIGDAIMAVFGMVGSEKNPALAAVRAAIEMQDRLKSYNFRNLAQGKPSLRTGIGIHMGEVVAGYIGSTERLEFTVIGTPVNIAARIESKAKLPNPPILFSQEIADKVKGIVPTKHVVKTLLKGYSTEVNLYSVTSI; encoded by the coding sequence ATGAACGAATACACACTTACCCGCCTATTTCAAGGGAAAACCCGTTTGCAATTGCATTTCATTTCTTTAATCGCCCTGTTTTTTCTATTGATTTATAATCGCCGCGTTTGTCCTTGCATCAATGGCCTGCATGTCTCGGAGCTTATCATCAATCTGTTGATTGTGTTTTTTTTCCAAGCGCTTTTGCGCGAGTGGCTGTTTCGTTTTGCGCCGTGGCAATTTGCAAGCGCCTCGCTGCCGCGAAAAGGCTATTACTTATCGGTGATTGTGTGGCTTGTAGCCGGCGTAGTGGCCTTGAACCTTCATCTTTTGCGCTACCCTGATTTTCCTTTTGGCAGCCATTTAAAACTGCTAAGCAGCTATTGGTTTTTGGGCGCAGGAATGCTCGCGCAATGGGAATATGTGCTGCTGGAACGCGCTGAACGGCGGTTGATAGAAAAAAATCCGGCTCCGAAAAAATTTTTGGAAAGCCTAACGCGGCGGATTATGGAAGGCTATTTTTTATTCACGCTGGTGCCGGCACTGGTGATGCTGCTGGTTGTGCTGCGATATGTAGACGAAAAATTGATTGGCCACGAAGTTGCTTTGGAAATTGCCTATTTCGGCCTGTTTTGTTTGGCCGTTGCGTTGCTTGTGGCGGCACTTTTTGGAAAAGGCTTGCACGAGGACACGAAAAAAATGGTTGAAAGCCTCAAGGAAATCGAGCAAGGAAAATTCTCGACGATGCTGGCCGTTAATCGTCCCGATGAGCTTGGGGAAATGTCGAACGGCATTAACCTGATGGCCAATGGACTTCAACAGCGCGAGCGCATTAAGGAAGCGTTCGGGCGATTTGTTGCGCCGAGCGTTGCAGAGGAGTTCATTGAAAAATATGTCAAGCAGGAAAATGAATTGATGCTCGGCGTCCAGCGGCGCGAAGTTGTCATTTTAATGACCGACATCCGCGATTTCACACCGCTTGCCGAAGCCATGCAGCCAGAGGAACTCACTTCGCTACTGAACAGCTATTTTTGCGAAATGGTAGCCGTTATTCAATTGCATGGCGGCATGGTCGATAAGTTTATCGGCGACGCGATCATGGCAGTTTTCGGGATGGTCGGTTCGGAAAAAAATCCCGCGCTTGCTGCGGTTCGCGCCGCAATTGAAATGCAAGATCGATTGAAATCCTATAATTTTAGAAACTTGGCTCAAGGAAAACCTTCGCTTCGTACCGGCATTGGCATTCACATGGGCGAAGTGGTTGCGGGCTATATTGGCAGCACGGAGCGCTTGGAATTTACGGTGATTGGGACACCTGTCAATATTGCCGCAAGAATTGAATCCAAGGCCAAATTGCCCAATCCGCCGATTTTATTTAGCCAAGAAATCGCCGATAAAGTCAAAGGGATTGTTCCTACAAAACATGTTGTCAAAACGCTTTTGAAAGGCTACAGTACGGAGGTGAATTTGTATAGCGTCACCTCAATATAA
- a CDS encoding co-chaperone GroES produces the protein MIGLNMPTNSVDKFVIVGDRVLIRPKSSTERTKSGLYLPPNVQEKEKVQSGYVIKTGPGYAVAPPQDPDEPWKETTKQPQYIPLQAAVGDLAIYLLNHAHEIEYEDIKYMIVPQSAILLLIRENDDI, from the coding sequence ATGATAGGACTTAATATGCCAACCAACTCGGTTGACAAGTTTGTGATTGTTGGTGATAGGGTGTTGATCCGTCCAAAATCAAGCACAGAGCGCACAAAATCAGGATTGTATTTGCCGCCGAATGTTCAGGAGAAAGAAAAAGTTCAAAGTGGCTACGTGATTAAAACAGGACCAGGCTATGCAGTGGCGCCGCCTCAAGATCCTGATGAGCCTTGGAAAGAAACTACAAAGCAGCCGCAATATATTCCACTTCAAGCGGCGGTGGGCGACTTGGCGATTTATTTACTGAATCATGCTCACGAAATAGAATATGAAGACATTAAATACATGATTGTGCCGCAATCGGCTATTTTGCTGCTGATTCGCGAAAACGATGATATTTAA
- a CDS encoding TOBE domain-containing protein, translating into MPKKNRQSRTTRDSISLQSALCFQKDDNVFLGHDRIALLEKIQELGSISQAAKAVGISYKTAWHLVDMMNNLAEKPLVERTTGGKGGGGTILTEDGQRAISQFHIIAEEHQKFLHNLEDRLGDTHNLYQFLRRISMKISARNVLNGTVSAIIKGAVNSEIILSVGEKTKIVSIITNGAVENLGLKEGMNAYAIIKSSSVIIGTDLEGAKISSRNILCGTIAKVIEGAVNTEVDLKTTDGNVISAIVTHESAKTLGLKEGGQACAFFKASSVILGVI; encoded by the coding sequence ATGCCAAAAAAAAACAGGCAGTCCAGAACTACTCGCGATAGTATTAGTTTGCAGAGCGCCCTCTGTTTTCAGAAAGATGACAATGTATTTCTTGGGCACGACCGAATTGCGCTTCTTGAGAAAATCCAGGAACTGGGTTCGATTAGTCAAGCGGCAAAAGCCGTTGGTATTAGCTATAAAACCGCGTGGCATTTAGTCGACATGATGAACAACTTGGCCGAAAAGCCCCTTGTCGAACGAACCACCGGTGGAAAAGGCGGTGGCGGCACCATTCTAACGGAAGACGGCCAGCGCGCTATTTCCCAATTTCATATCATTGCTGAAGAGCATCAAAAATTTCTGCATAATCTCGAAGATAGACTTGGGGACACCCATAACCTTTATCAATTTTTAAGGAGAATCTCAATGAAAATTAGTGCTCGCAACGTCCTGAATGGCACCGTTTCAGCTATCATTAAGGGAGCTGTGAACTCGGAAATCATCCTATCCGTTGGGGAAAAAACGAAGATTGTTTCCATTATCACCAATGGAGCGGTTGAAAATCTTGGCTTGAAGGAAGGCATGAATGCGTATGCCATCATCAAGTCCAGTTCTGTGATTATTGGAACGGATTTAGAAGGGGCGAAAATTAGCAGCCGCAATATTTTATGTGGCACCATTGCGAAAGTCATTGAGGGCGCTGTCAATACGGAAGTGGACTTGAAAACAACTGACGGTAATGTTATTTCTGCTATTGTCACCCATGAAAGCGCCAAAACGCTTGGCTTGAAAGAAGGCGGGCAAGCTTGTGCCTTTTTCAAAGCGTCGAGTGTGATTCTTGGCGTCATTTAA
- a CDS encoding two-component system sensor histidine kinase NtrB: MWFKINEQASQRVKNVTLLLTAIMTMLELAFLSSFPHSSESRFYVIIAKLLTILFLFYGIYMVQQIQVTLKTYLTLWGGLQLLLIGAWVDLLEELVITNYWYVELCEHYGMTLGVFSISLGLFFWYKENNNENKLRYELATGAGKVGVWDWNLETNEFYVDPHLKGMLGYEDHEIPNIVDKWSELVHPEDREQMVSKTLIHLRGGTQHYEVVRRMIHKNGTIRWFLTRGTALYNDQGKPFRIVGTDTDISDRQKLEHQLLQSQKMEALGRLTGGVAHDFNNLLAVIKGSAELLEIKLSDTPSLVKQAKRIKISAVRGSELTNKLLGFSRHKQKQRGIVDINRCVETAIGLIESTIDKRIVVKTDLCTESPKVDGVENELELVFINMAINACDAMIPTFEKVSEGRLCFRTRLENITNDLAEQHELDAELPYVRISIADTGIGIAEDIQQEIFEPFFTTKESEKGTGLGLSMAYGAVKSHSGAITLESSLGYGTTFHIFLPVKQVEE, encoded by the coding sequence ATGTGGTTTAAAATAAATGAGCAGGCGAGCCAAAGAGTGAAAAACGTCACGCTGCTGCTTACAGCTATTATGACGATGTTAGAACTTGCATTTTTAAGTAGCTTTCCGCATTCAAGCGAGTCGCGCTTCTACGTGATCATCGCCAAACTGCTGACCATCCTGTTTCTTTTTTATGGCATCTATATGGTGCAGCAAATTCAAGTGACCCTAAAAACATACTTAACCCTCTGGGGCGGCCTGCAGCTTTTACTAATAGGCGCTTGGGTTGATTTGCTCGAAGAGCTGGTTATCACCAATTATTGGTACGTGGAACTGTGTGAACATTATGGAATGACACTTGGCGTGTTTAGTATCAGCTTGGGGCTTTTTTTCTGGTATAAGGAAAATAATAATGAAAACAAGTTGCGCTACGAGCTCGCAACGGGCGCTGGAAAAGTAGGCGTTTGGGATTGGAATTTAGAGACCAACGAGTTTTATGTCGATCCGCATTTAAAGGGCATGCTGGGATATGAAGATCACGAGATTCCCAATATTGTGGATAAATGGAGCGAATTGGTGCATCCTGAAGATCGTGAGCAAATGGTGTCTAAAACGCTAATTCATCTTCGTGGTGGTACGCAGCACTACGAAGTTGTGCGTCGCATGATCCACAAAAATGGCACAATTCGTTGGTTTTTGACCAGAGGCACGGCGCTTTACAATGATCAAGGAAAGCCGTTTCGCATCGTCGGTACAGATACAGACATTAGCGATCGCCAAAAGTTGGAGCATCAACTTTTGCAATCGCAAAAAATGGAAGCGCTTGGCCGGCTCACAGGTGGGGTTGCCCACGATTTTAATAATTTACTCGCGGTGATTAAAGGCTCAGCAGAACTGCTCGAAATAAAGCTAAGCGATACGCCGAGCTTGGTGAAACAAGCCAAACGGATAAAAATTTCCGCTGTGCGAGGTTCCGAATTGACGAACAAATTGCTGGGTTTTTCGCGCCACAAGCAAAAGCAGCGCGGGATTGTTGACATTAATCGGTGTGTTGAAACGGCCATCGGCCTCATAGAAAGTACCATTGACAAGCGGATTGTGGTGAAAACGGATTTATGCACGGAGAGTCCAAAAGTGGATGGTGTTGAAAATGAATTGGAGTTGGTGTTTATCAACATGGCAATCAACGCCTGCGACGCGATGATTCCTACATTTGAGAAAGTTTCCGAAGGCCGGCTTTGTTTCCGAACGCGGTTAGAAAACATCACCAACGACTTGGCTGAGCAGCACGAACTGGATGCCGAATTGCCCTATGTGCGTATTTCCATTGCCGACACGGGCATTGGCATCGCGGAAGATATTCAGCAAGAGATTTTCGAACCGTTTTTCACCACAAAAGAAAGTGAGAAAGGCACTGGACTGGGACTTTCGATGGCCTATGGCGCGGTTAAAAGTCACAGCGGCGCCATTACGCTGGAAAGTTCCTTGGGCTATGGCACAACCTTTCACATTTTTCTGCCTGTAAAACAAGTCGAAGAATAA
- the nadA gene encoding quinolinate synthase NadA: protein MSKAEIEKEPLNLSQLDLFEEIEKLKKELNAVVLAHYYQEPDIQDVADVLGDSLQLAREAQKTDAEVIVFAGVHFMAETAKILNPNKQVLLPDLEAGCSLADSCPPNLFRHFKAQHPDAIVISYINCSAEIKALSDIICTSSNAMHLVEQIPKEQKIIFAPDKNLGGYLMKKIGREMILWQGSCHVHEIFSEKKLIGLKVRYPGAEVLAHPECESVVLRHADFIGSTKAMLDYSVASDKKEFIVVTESGLIHEMQKRSPKKLFVPAPSTQETCACNECPHMRLNTLEKLYLCMKNRTPEITMSEDLRLAALKPIERMLELSK, encoded by the coding sequence ATGTCGAAAGCTGAAATAGAAAAAGAGCCGTTGAATCTTTCTCAGTTGGATTTGTTTGAGGAAATTGAAAAGTTAAAAAAAGAGCTGAACGCGGTTGTTTTAGCCCATTACTATCAAGAGCCGGACATTCAAGATGTGGCGGATGTTTTGGGCGATAGCCTTCAGCTTGCCCGCGAAGCTCAGAAAACCGACGCCGAAGTGATCGTGTTTGCAGGCGTGCATTTCATGGCGGAAACCGCTAAAATTTTAAATCCAAATAAACAGGTTCTTTTGCCCGATCTTGAAGCCGGTTGCTCGCTGGCCGATAGTTGCCCGCCGAATTTGTTTCGTCATTTCAAAGCGCAGCATCCCGATGCGATTGTCATCAGCTACATTAATTGCTCGGCGGAAATCAAGGCGCTTTCGGATATTATTTGCACTTCATCGAATGCGATGCACCTTGTTGAGCAAATTCCGAAGGAACAAAAAATCATTTTTGCGCCCGACAAAAATCTTGGCGGTTATTTGATGAAAAAAATAGGTCGCGAGATGATTCTTTGGCAAGGCTCCTGTCATGTTCATGAAATCTTTTCCGAGAAAAAGCTGATCGGCTTGAAAGTTCGTTATCCGGGCGCGGAGGTTTTGGCGCATCCCGAATGCGAATCGGTTGTTTTGCGGCACGCTGATTTTATCGGTTCAACGAAGGCCATGTTAGATTATAGCGTTGCAAGTGATAAAAAGGAATTTATTGTTGTGACGGAATCGGGATTGATCCACGAGATGCAGAAGCGTTCTCCGAAAAAGCTGTTTGTGCCAGCGCCATCAACGCAGGAAACTTGCGCTTGCAACGAATGTCCGCACATGCGCCTCAACACGCTTGAAAAACTTTACCTTTGCATGAAAAATCGCACACCGGAAATTACCATGTCGGAGGATTTGCGATTGGCGGCCTTGAAACCCATTGAAAGAATGCTTGAACTTTCGAAATAA
- a CDS encoding gamma-glutamylcyclotransferase family protein, translating to MMEKKSHLVFVYGTLMHGYHNHVLLEDAVFLGEAETVEKYRLTYTFFPMLTEPPEVHVKGELYQVDDEALANLDILEDIPHLYQRKKIPIQINQEKHLAWVYVYTTGEGLYEIPTGNYRDVRPRNFS from the coding sequence ATGATGGAGAAAAAATCGCATTTGGTGTTTGTATATGGCACGCTCATGCACGGCTATCACAATCATGTTCTTTTGGAAGACGCGGTATTTCTCGGAGAAGCAGAAACGGTCGAGAAATATCGGCTCACTTATACATTCTTTCCGATGCTCACCGAACCACCGGAAGTTCATGTAAAGGGCGAGCTTTATCAGGTTGATGATGAAGCGCTTGCCAATCTCGATATTTTAGAAGATATCCCTCACTTGTATCAGCGAAAAAAAATCCCAATCCAAATCAACCAAGAAAAACATCTCGCGTGGGTCTATGTTTACACAACCGGCGAAGGGCTGTATGAAATCCCAACGGGAAACTATCGAGACGTTCGCCCCAGAAACTTTTCTTAA